AATCCGCCATGAAGTGTACTGCTTTTGGGCTTTGGTACTCTAACTTCCTATTTTATGCCATAGGAAGCTAGCTTCGCAGTTGGTTGATCCCTTGAGACCTGGAGATTCCAATCAAGCTATGATGGAACTAGGGGCAACCTTGTGTAGCACTACGACCCCAGGTTGTTCAGCATGCCCAATTTCAGAGGCCTGTCTTGCACTTTCACTCTCCAGAAGTAGTGGATCAACTGATGTCACTGATTATCCATCAAAGGTAGCAAAGACAAAACAGCGTCATGATTTTGCTGCTGTTTGCGTTGTTCAATTAactgaaggattggatgaagaATCTTTAAGAGGTAGGAATAACAATGACGTGTTACTTTTGGTTAAAAGGCCAGAGGAAGGATTGCTTGCTGGCCTTTGGGAGTTCCCAACTGTCCTACTGGATGAAGAAGTAATAGATGTTGGCACAAGGAGAAAAATTGTAGACAAGTATCTGAAGGAGTTGTTTCATATCAATTTAAAAGAGATCTGCAATGTGATCTTGAGAGAAGATGTAGGGAAGTATGTTCATATATTTTCTCACATCCGGCTCCATATGCATGTTGAACTTTTGATTTTAAAACTGGAAGGTACTGACTTCTGTCCCTTTGTAACAATGATCTTGTGCATTGTATTCCCGTGGGATCAAAGTCTTCATTACTTATATAGTGTTGCTTTGTAGGTGGCTTAAGACAATTTTCTGAAAATATCCAATGCACAAGTGCTTGGAAGTGTGTAGATGGCAAGTCCATGAAGAATATGGGATTGACATCTGGAGTACGAAAGGTATTGTGAACTTCAAGCATTGTTGTCTTGTTTTATGCATTTCTTTGTGATTAAGTTGGAACTCCATGATAGGAGATGAAGCAGAGTTCTGTAAAGGCTCAAATATCTTATCATCCAGTACTTGTCAATTGGCCACAAATGcacatattcatgacttgaaattTTCTTGTTGTAGGTTTATAATATGATTCAAGATTATAAGAACCAGCAGCTGTTACAATGTCCGATGCTGTCACTGaggaagaaatgcaaaagttcaaTATAATGGGATCGATCAGCTAACATATATGTCGTCAAACTGTTCGAGGCTTCTTAGTTTTTTTCTGACTAGTGCACTGTCTCACAGTTTACTTGATTGATGTGGTAAGCTATCCTGGTCATTCTCCTTCACATCTGTACATCTGATCCTGAAATTTTTGTACAAGTATATTATCTTACACAATGTATGATTGTGTAGAATTTTCAATCATATGCAAACTATGTGATCTGATTGAGCAGATACTTGTCAATTTTTTCTTTATTAGAACATTCTTGATATAGTGCTTGTGCATTAAGATATCACAATGGGAATTGACATTGGCTCAAACTTGTGTTTGGTTGTGGTTCATCAGCACAGGTATCGAACTAATATTCTTTTCTTAGAATGACCCTAAAAATAAATGCAAAATAAATGCATTCCATAAAGTAAGTCCAATGTGCCAACCAGGGATGTTGGGCAGAAATTGACATATCATATAATTGCACCTCCATACAAAAAGCTCTATTAGGCAATAAATGATCAAGCTGCAGCAGGCTGTATAGGATTTCTTGCTGCTAATATCAACTTAATCAGCCAGATATTGTTGAGTTCCATTAATTTGCAGTAGACACTTTGAAGTATTTCTTTTAATCCTCTATCTAATTTCATTAAATCTATTACAGATCTAGGAGTGCCATTAACCATAAGTGCTGTTTTACTTGATTCAAAACATTACCAAATTGagccatttttcttgatttcttcttcaaaCAAATGCCTTCTATGAATGCTCTTAGTTTTTCAACTTGTCTGTGAGCTGTCACTTGTTTTGAAGGAAACAAATCAGTTTGCACTTCCCACATATCAAAACATGGGAGCTAGCTTTCTTAATCAAACCTTGTAAGTGGAAATAATGGAAGCTGTATCTGATGATATGCATCATGAAAAGATGTGGGAACCTTAGAATGAGATTTATGATCAAGAAGGTACAGACTGCACTTTGTTTAAGATTGAGGAGAGCTATTCAATATCAATCTTCATCTCTTAATTCCAGCAAAAATGCCACAGTAGTAGATCTCTCATACTATTCATGTCCTTCTGATAATTACACGACTCTCAAATGAAGTCGACTGTTCAATCTCCTTGGCACAAGTTTCATGCGCACTGAACAACACCCAGCACAAAGCTGGAAGAAAGTCGAACTCAACGGTTCATCTGTGACTGCGCCTGTTCCTGCTTGGGTTCAGCTGTCTCCTCAGATCCGGAACTCTGCTTCATGGCCGCTACCTTGAGCAGGTGGTTGTAGCTCCCCTTCTCCTTGAACAACTGCGCGAAATGGTGCTTGCAGTAGATGATGCCTTCGAGCGCAGCATAGGACGATGGCGTAAGCTTGCAGCCCCCATGAGAGCACTTGAAGCAGGTCTTGTGGTAGGATTCGCCTTCCACGGTCAGCTGCCAGAACGAAGATTAATGAATGAGCTTGTGAATGTCTCAAAGTTATTGCACTCATGGTATCATGCAGACCTTCTCTAAAGGGTATGCTGTTTTGTGGCAGGTCGCACACTTGTCTTGGGTTCCTGAGAACATGGAGGAGACCCTACTTGCAGGTCTGGCCTGTGAGCATCATGATCGGAAGAGATTTAACTTCATTATTAGCGAAGGAACAAGAAAGGACTTGAGGAGAAGCAAGGGTAAAATAGAGACTTGTTCTTCGTACCAGTTCATTTCTCTCTCCAGATTTTGCACCTTCGATCGTAAAAGCAATGTTAGGCCAGAAGAATGAAGGCAAATCCAACAAGAAAATGCTGTTAAGCATGCATGACACCATTGTTGGATGACGAATTGTGGAATCACAATCATTATAATCCTAAAATGTTCTTAAGCAGCATTTTAGATCATTTGAAATGGATTCTGATGGGGATTTCCTTTCCACATTTCCCCCAGAAAAAGGGGAAGTAATCAAGTGGGCGGCATGCATGGAATAAGATGGTGACTGCCTACCTATTGGGAACTTCTTGGTGAAGCTGCCTGTCTCCTTGAAGAGCTGCTCAAAATGGGGTTTGCAGTAGAGGATGCCATCCAGGGAAGAGTAATTGCACATCTGTGAGAATTATGCAGAAAGAATAAATCAGTTAACAATTTCTTATATTGTTGTCGTAGTGAAAGCTACAAAGGACCAAAAAGAGATCTCTCTCATATTCTTGAATCATCACACTCTCACCAAGGTGTTACAATCAACcaccataaaaaaaaagggaacatCTTGTAACAAAATTATTGCCATCATGCTTATTTTTGTGTGAATGTAACATCAAGACAACTACACTGGCAGGTCAACAATCATCTTTTGGTCATTGTTTACATAAGTTCAAAGGAATAGGTGAAGATTATCCATCAATGAAACAGTTCATATGTCTCTTGCAGGGTGAGAGTTCAAACTTACAGAAAGAGTCCCTTTGCAGCGGCTGCACTTGAAGCAAGTCTTATGAAAAGGAACTCCATCCGCGGTCAAGAGATCGATGAAATGGACAGTCTTGTCGCATGCCTTGCATTTGTCCTGGGTACCACTGAAAGACATGGTGATGATCTACACAAAGTTTTAAGTGTATGGCAATTTCCCCAGACACACCACAAGAGCAGATACAGCTTAGAGAACACAGGAATGAGTTTGTAGTAGCTCTTGTGATGTATCTTTCCCTTCCTCTTTTGTCTGCAAAGGAAGGAAGCAAATGAAGGATGAAAGAATGGGACAGAGGAGAAGAGATCACCGAAGTCAAGCTTTTAAAGAATTAGAAATAGGCCTTGATTTGGTGAAGAAAGATGGGAGCAGGGGAGGAAAGGTAGGAGAGATGCAAGCTCCAACCCACAGACCCAGTCAAACAGGTGGGAGGGGAATGGCCTTGGATATCCAATCTGTCTGTCTATGCTAATCTAATTTGAGGAAACCTGGAACTCTTCATTGATAATCTAATTTGACTGTGTCATAATCACAAAATTCCTatgtagcattttcattatatatatatatatatatatatatatatatatatatatatatatatatatatatatatatatatatatatatatatatatatatatatatatatatatatatatatatatatatgtatttgtatatctcACCTCATCAAGATCATGCATGTAACCACTgttcaaaataattataataaaagcCATCCAGTGACTATTGAGGGATCCCATGTTGTTGTGTGTTACCACATTGCACCATGTTGTAAATAATACATaaaaaaatcaacatattttTCATGCAGGAAGA
This Musa acuminata AAA Group cultivar baxijiao chromosome BXJ1-2, Cavendish_Baxijiao_AAA, whole genome shotgun sequence DNA region includes the following protein-coding sequences:
- the LOC103975797 gene encoding LIM domain-containing protein PLIM2b-like, with the protein product MSFSGTQDKCKACDKTVHFIDLLTADGVPFHKTCFKCSRCKGTLSMCNYSSLDGILYCKPHFEQLFKETGSFTKKFPIGAKSGERNELARPASRVSSMFSGTQDKCATCHKTAYPLEKLTVEGESYHKTCFKCSHGGCKLTPSSYAALEGIIYCKHHFAQLFKEKGSYNHLLKVAAMKQSSGSEETAEPKQEQAQSQMNR
- the LOC135582960 gene encoding adenine DNA glycosylase-like → MKAAGRKRRKVCPTMEEKAQKKTATEASRAAEEEKVKKRTAVKASARQCHREGMESGSTLGDIEDFSADEAQRIRAALLRWYDVHRRVLPWRTASSGGISGNGEEGKEVDQERAYAVWVSEMMLQQTRVQTVIAYYNRWMDKWPTVHHLASASQEEVNEVWAGLGYYRRARFLLEGAKSIVQEGEFPRTASELRKVRGIGDYTAGAIASIAFNEAVPAVDGNVVRVISRLKAISANPKKSTTVKGIWKLASQLVDPLRPGDSNQAMMELGATLCSTTTPGCSACPISEACLALSLSRSSGSTDVTDYPSKVAKTKQRHDFAAVCVVQLTEGLDEESLRGRNNNDVLLLVKRPEEGLLAGLWEFPTVLLDEEVIDVGTRRKIVDKYLKELFHINLKEICNVILREDVGKYVHIFSHIRLHMHVELLILKLEGGLRQFSENIQCTSAWKCVDGKSMKNMGLTSGVRKVYNMIQDYKNQQLLQCPMLSLRKKCKSSI